One genomic segment of bacterium includes these proteins:
- a CDS encoding DUF4918 family protein codes for MSFSSKAKKYFASLKSYGLNVRGVALINPYENHEVRKVVENFYTKFYTDQSERLFIIGINPGRFGGGLTGISFTDPVALREQCGIENNLGNRKELSSKFVYSVAEKYGGTNKFFSNVFLTALYPFAVIKNGKNYNYYDEKSLAERLRLEIIQNIKAQIDFGARRDVAVLLGKKNAEYFSALNDEQKFFRKIVVLEHPRYIMQYRLKLVDKYIDKYISAITR; via the coding sequence ATGAGTTTTTCCTCCAAAGCAAAAAAATACTTCGCCAGCTTAAAATCATATGGATTAAACGTGCGCGGTGTCGCCCTTATAAATCCCTACGAAAATCATGAGGTAAGAAAGGTCGTCGAGAATTTCTATACAAAATTTTACACTGACCAATCTGAACGTCTCTTCATTATTGGTATAAACCCCGGAAGATTCGGTGGGGGCTTAACGGGTATTTCTTTCACCGATCCGGTTGCTTTACGTGAACAATGCGGTATTGAAAATAATCTCGGAAATAGAAAAGAACTCTCCAGCAAATTTGTTTACTCGGTAGCAGAAAAATATGGGGGAACAAATAAATTTTTCTCAAATGTTTTCCTTACGGCTTTGTACCCGTTTGCTGTAATCAAGAACGGAAAGAACTATAATTATTATGATGAAAAATCACTGGCTGAAAGGCTGAGATTGGAGATAATTCAGAATATCAAAGCACAAATCGATTTCGGTGCCAGAAGAGATGTTGCTGTCCTTCTTGGAAAGAAGAATGCAGAATATTTTTCGGCACTCAACGACGAGCAAAAATTTTTCAGAAAAATTGTGGTATTGGAACATCCAAGATACATAATGCAGTATCGCTTAAAGCTGGTTGATAAATACATAGACAAATATATTTCAGCAATCACCCGATAA
- a CDS encoding 8-oxo-dGTP diphosphatase yields MKLATLCYVIDKKDNSTLMIYRNKKQNDYHEGKWNGLGGKFEPGESPEECAIREIEEESGLKVNSVKMKGFITFPLFDGKDDWYVFLFTSEEFAGDLIDSPEGRLEWIPNEKLTEIGLWDGDKIFIPWLFEDKFFSAKFNYENGKFVDYSVIFH; encoded by the coding sequence ATGAAACTTGCAACACTTTGTTATGTAATTGATAAAAAGGACAATTCAACCTTAATGATTTATCGGAATAAAAAACAAAACGATTATCACGAAGGAAAATGGAATGGTCTCGGAGGAAAATTTGAGCCGGGCGAATCTCCCGAAGAATGCGCAATCAGAGAAATTGAAGAAGAGAGCGGATTAAAAGTTAACTCGGTTAAAATGAAAGGATTTATAACCTTTCCTTTGTTTGATGGAAAAGACGATTGGTATGTCTTTCTTTTCACTTCTGAAGAGTTTGCGGGTGATTTGATCGACTCTCCCGAGGGGAGGCTTGAATGGATTCCAAATGAAAAGTTAACTGAAATCGGATTGTGGGATGGAGATAAGATTTTTATTCCCTGGTTATTCGAAGATAAGTTTTTTAGTGCGAAGTTTAATTATGAAAACGGAAAGTTTGTCGATTATTCTGTGATCTTCCATTAA
- the rfaD gene encoding ADP-glyceromanno-heptose 6-epimerase, with amino-acid sequence MIIVTGGAGFIGSAIVWRLNQLGENKIIIVDELGTDEKWKNLVSLKFDDFVHKDDFISMVVDRDIPFEIEAIIHMGANSSTTEKDADHLFSNNYLYTKELAKYCLEKNLRFIYASSAATYGNGSLGFDDDENKLETLRPLNMYGYSKQLFDLWAKQNRAFDKIVGLKYFNVYGPNEYHKGDMRSVVHKAFEQIRDTGKVKLFKSLNPKYKDGEQLRDFIYIKDAVEMTLYFLDKPAVNGLFNLGTGKSRTWNDLVKSIFIATNKPANIEYIDLPSHLREKYQYFTEANMNKIKKVGYNSSITALEDGVADYVKNYLLGKQYLGA; translated from the coding sequence ATGATCATAGTAACCGGCGGCGCAGGATTTATCGGAAGCGCAATTGTCTGGCGGCTAAATCAGCTCGGCGAAAATAAAATTATAATAGTTGACGAACTAGGCACAGACGAAAAATGGAAAAATCTTGTCTCATTGAAATTTGATGATTTTGTCCACAAAGATGACTTCATTTCGATGGTGGTTGATAGAGACATTCCATTTGAGATCGAGGCAATCATTCATATGGGCGCAAATTCTTCAACAACAGAAAAAGACGCAGATCATCTATTCTCAAATAATTATCTGTATACAAAAGAACTTGCTAAATACTGTCTCGAAAAGAATCTCCGTTTTATCTATGCATCATCTGCGGCAACCTATGGTAACGGTTCACTTGGTTTTGATGATGATGAAAACAAACTCGAAACGCTTCGCCCCTTGAATATGTACGGTTACTCAAAACAATTATTCGATCTTTGGGCAAAACAAAACCGTGCTTTCGACAAAATTGTTGGACTCAAATATTTCAACGTTTACGGTCCGAACGAATATCACAAAGGAGATATGCGTTCAGTTGTTCACAAAGCCTTTGAACAAATTCGGGATACAGGAAAAGTGAAATTGTTCAAATCGCTAAATCCAAAGTATAAAGATGGTGAGCAGCTTCGTGATTTCATTTATATTAAAGATGCCGTTGAGATGACTTTGTACTTCTTAGATAAGCCGGCTGTGAATGGATTATTTAATCTCGGGACGGGAAAATCAAGAACCTGGAATGATCTTGTAAAATCAATTTTCATAGCAACGAACAAACCAGCAAACATCGAGTACATCGATTTGCCTTCACATCTGCGGGAAAAATATCAATACTTTACCGAAGCGAATATGAACAAAATAAAAAAAGTCGGCTACAACTCATCTATCACTGCTTTGGAAGATGGTGTTGCCGACTATGTTAAAAATTATTTGCTCGGGAAACAGTATCTGGGAGCTTAA
- the metH gene encoding methionine synthase → MKLTVENFRKLLEERILVIDGAMGTMIQRHNLTEEDFRGERFKDHPHDLKGNNDLLSITQPEIIKGIHRAYFEAGADIIETNTFNANGFSQADYHTEEFVYEINFEASKIAKEVTKEFNRKYPNKNHLVAGALGPTNKSLSLSPNVNDPGYRAVTFDQTVFAYYEQARGLIDGGVDIILIETIFDTLNSKAAILAVQNYLNEKNLEIPLMISGTIVDQSGRTLSGQTVEAFYISVSHVKNLVSVGLNCALGAKQMRPFVEDLSNVSDKFLSVYPNAGLPNEMGGYDETPQIMASVLDDFLKSGFVNIVGGCCGTTPDHVNEIAGLVKNYKPRIPKKQEPYLRLSGLEPVILRPDSNFMNIGERTNVTGSKKFARLIRENKYDEALSVARDQVEGGAQVLDINMDEGMLDSEAAMTKFLNLLEAEPDIAKLPIMIDSSKWTVIEAGLKCLQGKGIVNSISLKEGEEVFKEHARKVLSYGAAVIVMAFDEKGQADTFQRRIQICKRAYDILTKEIGFPPQDVIFDPNILAIATGIEEHNNYAVDYIDATRWIKQNLPLAKVSGGVSNLSFSFRGNDVVREAMHSAFLFHAIKAGMDMGIVNAGQLEVYEEIPKDLLEKVEDVILNRRPDATERLIEFAETIKKKDKAEEKKDEWRTLPVEERLKHALIKGIVYHIDGDVEEARLKYSQPLEIIEGPLMAGMNVVGDLFGAGKMFLPQVVKSARVMKKAVAILEPYINAHPPSPSRREEAEMKKPATYNEYGYQTADPILYSMLKKFAESHREKPTTSELILWEQLKSKTLNNYKFRRQHIIGQYIADFVCLSKKLIIELDGLIHQLPENRESDEIRTNWLNGQGFKVIRFKNEEVINEIDKVLEKIQNAFNSNDLELKMSSTLSFGEGRGEAGRILLATVKGDVHDIGKNIVGVVLGCNNYEVIDMGVMVHSDKILQTALDEKVDIIGLSGLITPSLDEMVHVAKEMDRREMNLPLLIGGATTSRVHTAVKIAPNYSGTVIHVLDASRSVPVVSNLLSENEEERKKFILSFKEEYSKLREDYAKKQSDKNFISLEEARNNRLKVDWGKTKIKKPNKLGVTTLKDYTLSTLRNYIDWTPFFMTWELKGKYPSIFEDKSVGTEAKKLFEDANNLLDKVINEKLLAANGVVGLFPANSVGVDDIEVYTDESRSGVKRVLHTIRQQMQKSSGEPNIALSDFVAPKETQVKDYIGMFAVTAGIGIERLVEKFEKEHDDYNSIMIKAIADRLAEAFAEHLHEVVRKEYWGYAEDENFSNEDLIKEKYAGIRPAPGYPAQPDHTEKPIIFSLLDIEKNTGIKLTESLAMYPAASVCGLYFSHPEAKYFTVGKIGKDQVLDYHRRKGMSVEEIERWLSPILNY, encoded by the coding sequence ATGAAACTAACAGTTGAAAATTTTAGAAAATTATTAGAAGAGAGAATTCTTGTTATCGATGGCGCAATGGGCACGATGATCCAGCGCCACAATTTGACGGAAGAAGATTTTCGTGGTGAGCGATTCAAGGATCATCCGCATGATCTTAAGGGCAATAATGATCTGCTTTCAATTACCCAGCCGGAAATTATAAAAGGAATTCATCGTGCATATTTTGAAGCCGGCGCGGATATCATTGAAACGAATACTTTTAACGCAAACGGATTTTCTCAAGCTGATTATCACACAGAAGAATTTGTCTACGAAATAAATTTTGAAGCATCAAAAATAGCAAAAGAAGTTACAAAAGAGTTCAACAGAAAATATCCAAATAAAAATCATTTAGTTGCAGGAGCATTAGGACCAACAAATAAATCTCTTTCACTTTCTCCCAACGTTAACGATCCTGGATACCGCGCAGTAACTTTTGACCAGACAGTGTTTGCATATTATGAACAAGCAAGAGGTCTTATTGATGGCGGTGTTGATATAATCCTAATTGAAACGATTTTCGATACCCTTAATTCAAAGGCTGCAATTTTAGCAGTTCAAAATTATTTGAATGAAAAAAATCTTGAAATTCCTTTAATGATCTCCGGGACGATAGTTGACCAAAGCGGAAGAACATTATCAGGACAAACAGTTGAAGCTTTTTATATTTCTGTTTCTCACGTAAAAAACCTTGTTAGTGTCGGTTTGAATTGTGCACTCGGTGCAAAACAAATGCGACCCTTTGTTGAAGACCTTTCGAATGTGTCAGATAAATTTTTATCGGTTTATCCTAATGCGGGGCTTCCAAACGAAATGGGTGGTTATGATGAAACACCCCAAATAATGGCAAGCGTGCTCGATGACTTTTTGAAAAGCGGATTTGTAAATATTGTCGGCGGATGCTGCGGAACAACACCAGATCACGTTAATGAAATAGCCGGCTTGGTAAAAAATTACAAACCAAGAATTCCGAAAAAGCAGGAGCCTTATTTAAGATTGAGCGGACTTGAGCCTGTTATTCTTCGACCCGACTCTAATTTTATGAATATAGGAGAAAGAACGAACGTTACTGGTTCAAAAAAGTTTGCTCGTCTCATCAGAGAAAACAAATATGATGAAGCACTTTCTGTTGCGCGCGATCAGGTAGAGGGCGGGGCGCAGGTTCTTGATATCAATATGGACGAGGGAATGCTTGACTCAGAAGCTGCGATGACTAAGTTTTTGAATCTTCTTGAAGCAGAGCCGGATATTGCGAAGCTTCCTATAATGATTGATTCATCAAAGTGGACAGTAATAGAAGCGGGATTAAAATGTCTTCAAGGCAAAGGAATTGTAAACTCAATTTCTTTGAAAGAAGGCGAAGAGGTTTTTAAAGAACATGCCAGAAAAGTATTAAGCTACGGTGCGGCAGTAATTGTGATGGCATTCGATGAAAAAGGTCAGGCAGATACTTTTCAAAGACGAATACAAATATGCAAACGTGCTTATGATATTCTAACAAAAGAAATTGGTTTTCCTCCACAGGATGTAATTTTCGATCCCAATATTCTTGCAATCGCAACAGGAATCGAAGAACACAATAATTATGCTGTTGATTATATAGATGCAACAAGATGGATAAAGCAAAATCTTCCACTTGCAAAAGTGAGCGGAGGAGTAAGCAATCTTTCATTTTCATTCCGCGGTAACGATGTCGTTCGTGAAGCAATGCATTCGGCATTTCTATTCCATGCTATCAAAGCTGGAATGGATATGGGAATTGTTAATGCCGGTCAGCTCGAAGTTTATGAAGAAATTCCAAAAGATCTTCTTGAAAAAGTTGAAGATGTAATTTTGAATAGAAGACCAGATGCGACCGAAAGATTAATAGAGTTTGCCGAAACAATTAAGAAGAAAGATAAGGCAGAAGAGAAAAAAGACGAATGGCGCACTCTTCCTGTTGAAGAAAGGCTGAAACATGCGCTGATCAAAGGAATTGTTTATCACATTGATGGAGACGTGGAAGAAGCCAGACTAAAATATTCTCAGCCTCTTGAAATTATTGAGGGACCGCTGATGGCGGGAATGAATGTCGTCGGTGATTTGTTTGGTGCTGGCAAAATGTTTTTGCCGCAGGTTGTTAAGAGTGCAAGAGTGATGAAAAAAGCGGTAGCGATACTTGAACCCTACATCAATGCCCATCCCCCGTCCCCTTCCCGAAGGGAAGAGGCAGAAATGAAGAAACCCGCAACGTATAATGAGTATGGGTATCAAACGGCTGATCCAATTTTATATTCTATGCTGAAGAAGTTTGCCGAATCTCATCGAGAAAAACCAACAACTTCTGAATTAATTCTATGGGAACAGCTTAAATCAAAAACTCTTAATAATTATAAATTCCGAAGACAGCATATTATTGGACAATACATAGCAGATTTTGTCTGCCTTTCGAAAAAACTGATAATTGAATTGGATGGGTTAATTCATCAATTACCAGAGAATCGGGAATCAGATGAGATAAGAACTAATTGGCTAAATGGTCAAGGATTTAAAGTAATCAGGTTTAAAAATGAAGAAGTGATAAATGAGATTGATAAAGTATTAGAAAAAATTCAGAATGCTTTTAATTCAAACGATTTAGAATTAAAAATGAGTTCCACCCTCTCCTTCGGAGAGGGACGGGGAGAGGCCGGTAGGATTTTATTAGCCACCGTTAAAGGCGACGTCCACGATATAGGCAAAAACATTGTCGGCGTTGTGCTTGGTTGCAACAACTATGAAGTTATTGATATGGGAGTGATGGTTCATTCGGATAAAATATTACAGACAGCACTTGATGAAAAAGTAGACATTATCGGACTCAGCGGATTAATAACTCCTTCACTTGATGAAATGGTGCATGTTGCAAAGGAAATGGATAGAAGGGAAATGAATCTTCCATTGCTGATAGGAGGCGCAACAACATCGCGAGTTCATACTGCAGTAAAGATCGCACCGAATTATAGCGGCACGGTTATTCATGTGCTGGATGCTTCGCGAAGCGTTCCGGTTGTCTCTAATCTGCTGAGCGAAAACGAAGAAGAGAGAAAGAAATTTATTCTATCATTCAAAGAAGAATACTCAAAGCTGAGAGAAGATTATGCTAAAAAACAGTCAGATAAAAATTTCATTTCGCTTGAGGAAGCTAGAAACAACAGACTAAAAGTTGATTGGGGAAAAACAAAGATCAAAAAACCAAATAAGCTCGGCGTAACAACCCTGAAAGATTATACTCTCTCGACACTAAGAAACTATATTGACTGGACGCCTTTTTTTATGACCTGGGAATTGAAAGGAAAGTATCCTTCAATTTTTGAAGATAAGTCGGTTGGAACAGAAGCAAAAAAACTTTTTGAAGATGCGAATAATCTTTTAGACAAAGTAATAAACGAAAAGCTTCTTGCTGCAAACGGAGTTGTTGGGTTATTTCCCGCAAACTCTGTCGGAGTTGATGATATAGAAGTTTATACCGATGAATCAAGAAGCGGAGTAAAAAGAGTTCTTCATACAATAAGACAGCAGATGCAAAAATCTTCCGGCGAACCAAATATTGCCCTTTCTGATTTTGTTGCTCCAAAAGAAACTCAAGTTAAAGATTATATTGGAATGTTTGCCGTTACAGCCGGAATCGGAATTGAGAGGCTTGTTGAAAAATTTGAAAAAGAACACGACGATTATAATAGCATAATGATTAAGGCAATTGCTGACAGACTAGCCGAAGCATTTGCCGAACATCTTCACGAAGTCGTTAGAAAAGAGTACTGGGGATATGCAGAAGATGAAAATTTTTCAAACGAAGATCTGATAAAAGAAAAGTATGCCGGTATTCGTCCGGCACCCGGCTATCCGGCTCAACCCGATCATACAGAAAAGCCAATTATCTTTTCTTTGCTTGATATTGAAAAGAACACGGGAATAAAACTAACAGAAAGCCTTGCAATGTATCCTGCCGCAAGTGTGTGTGGTCTTTACTTCTCTCATCCGGAAGCAAAATATTTTACAGTTGGTAAGATTGGAAAAGACCAGGTTCTCGATTATCATCGCCGCAAAGGAATGAGCGTTGAAGAAATTGAAAGATGGCTGAGTCCAATATTGAATTATTAA
- a CDS encoding MFS transporter, protein MTENIPAKKPGISSFSKNYWIVILMEFFERGSYYGMMSILSVYMTDQLEFSKESVGVIKSTIQPLLYILPILSGAIGERFGYRKTLIFAFIFLGLGYFLTSQTTEYAMVFASLIVMAVGAGAFKPMISGTIARETNETNSTLGFGIFYWSINLGAFLFPLILVPYIISTFGWQYVMLASAIGTASMLIPTLLVYKEPKKPENTKTIGEVLKGAVMVLTDVRFIGLIVIYSGFWILYFQMFDSVLWYVQKYVDATSVNNFVNGLFSGVGIDLNWKFDIEHVTVINAGTIILLQIVVSNIVKHTKALPTMIAGIGMGTIGMAILAINTNIWVFMLGIVIFSIGEMTAHPKFISYVGLIAPEDKKALYLGYAFLYGVLGSFIGGILGANLYVHFVDNLNQPSTLWIIFSMIGVVTIIGLILYNKFLAPKKY, encoded by the coding sequence ATGACAGAGAACATCCCCGCTAAAAAGCCTGGCATATCATCCTTCTCAAAAAATTACTGGATAGTAATATTAATGGAATTTTTTGAAAGAGGATCCTATTATGGAATGATGAGTATTCTCTCTGTTTATATGACAGATCAGCTTGAATTTTCTAAAGAAAGTGTTGGAGTTATTAAAAGCACAATTCAGCCGCTGCTTTATATTCTGCCGATTTTATCCGGTGCAATCGGTGAGAGGTTTGGTTACAGGAAGACATTGATTTTTGCTTTTATCTTTTTAGGGCTTGGATATTTTCTGACAAGTCAGACAACTGAATATGCAATGGTTTTTGCAAGCTTAATTGTTATGGCAGTCGGTGCCGGCGCATTTAAACCTATGATCTCTGGAACAATTGCAAGAGAAACCAACGAAACCAACAGCACGCTGGGATTTGGAATTTTTTATTGGTCAATAAATTTGGGTGCGTTTTTATTTCCGCTTATTCTGGTTCCTTATATTATAAGTACATTCGGCTGGCAATACGTAATGTTAGCCTCCGCAATAGGAACAGCATCAATGTTGATTCCCACACTTCTTGTTTACAAAGAACCCAAAAAACCGGAGAACACAAAAACCATAGGCGAGGTTTTAAAAGGCGCCGTGATGGTTTTAACTGATGTCCGCTTTATCGGGCTGATAGTTATTTACTCCGGATTCTGGATTCTTTATTTCCAGATGTTTGATTCTGTGTTATGGTATGTTCAGAAATATGTCGATGCTACATCGGTGAACAATTTTGTGAATGGGCTCTTCAGTGGTGTTGGGATTGATTTAAACTGGAAGTTTGACATTGAACATGTTACCGTAATTAATGCAGGAACAATTATTTTGCTGCAAATAGTTGTTTCAAACATTGTTAAACATACCAAGGCGCTTCCAACAATGATTGCAGGAATTGGAATGGGAACTATTGGAATGGCAATACTTGCAATCAACACGAACATCTGGGTTTTCATGCTTGGGATAGTAATATTCTCGATAGGTGAAATGACAGCACATCCCAAATTTATCAGCTACGTTGGACTCATCGCTCCCGAAGATAAAAAAGCTCTTTATCTCGGTTACGCATTTCTTTATGGTGTGCTCGGAAGTTTTATCGGCGGAATTCTTGGCGCAAATCTTTATGTGCACTTTGTTGATAATCTAAACCAACCAAGCACATTGTGGATTATCTTTTCAATGATCGGCGTTGTTACTATTATCGGACTGATTTTATATAATAAATTTCTTGCGCCAAAGAAATATTAA
- a CDS encoding radical SAM protein: MSFIPSYKNISEEDFARRLARADEIIKSCTSCPRNCLADRSKGELGTCQSRDLPIVSSYTSHFGEEPVLSGTNGAGNIFFGNCNLHCDYCQNFVISQNSKAEIKNEVSIERLSEIMIELQNRNCHNIGLVSPTHFAVPILKSIKIASDKGLNLPIIYNTNGYDSVEVLKLYKDVIDIYLPDFKYGNNDYGRRYSKVPDYFDKVKLAITEMYEQVGSELIYNNEVVARGLIIRHLVLPNGLADSEEVFKFISELDPKIHISLMAQYYPTNRAERNILLNRSVRYSEFERVTQLLDKYGLENGWIQEMESHDFYRPYFQEDREDPFGNKKLINI, encoded by the coding sequence ATGAGCTTTATTCCATCTTACAAAAATATTTCTGAAGAAGATTTTGCCCGACGTTTAGCTCGCGCAGATGAAATTATTAAAAGCTGCACCAGTTGTCCGCGAAATTGTCTCGCCGACAGAAGCAAAGGCGAACTTGGAACCTGTCAGAGCAGAGATTTACCGATTGTTTCTTCTTACACTTCTCACTTTGGAGAAGAACCGGTTCTTTCAGGAACTAACGGCGCAGGAAATATTTTCTTCGGCAACTGTAATCTTCACTGTGACTATTGCCAGAATTTTGTAATCAGCCAAAATTCCAAAGCGGAGATTAAAAATGAAGTTTCAATTGAGAGACTCTCTGAAATTATGATTGAGCTACAAAATAGAAATTGCCACAATATTGGATTGGTTTCTCCAACTCATTTTGCGGTACCAATTCTCAAATCAATAAAGATCGCTTCTGACAAAGGTTTAAATCTTCCGATCATTTATAACACAAACGGTTATGATTCGGTTGAAGTTTTAAAACTTTACAAAGATGTGATTGATATCTACCTTCCGGATTTCAAATACGGCAATAATGATTATGGACGACGTTACTCAAAAGTGCCCGACTATTTTGACAAAGTAAAACTTGCAATCACTGAAATGTATGAACAGGTTGGCAGTGAATTAATTTATAATAACGAAGTTGTCGCTAGAGGGCTGATCATTCGCCATCTTGTGCTGCCAAACGGTCTGGCTGATTCAGAAGAAGTCTTCAAGTTTATTTCTGAGCTCGATCCGAAAATTCATATTTCATTAATGGCTCAGTATTATCCAACTAATCGCGCTGAAAGAAATATACTTTTAAACAGATCCGTACGATACTCAGAGTTCGAACGCGTAACACAATTGCTTGATAAATATGGTTTGGAAAACGGCTGGATTCAGGAAATGGAAAGTCATGATTTTTACCGACCTTATTTCCAGGAAGACAGAGAAGATCCGTTTGGCAATAAAAAGCTGATAAACATCTAA
- a CDS encoding NAD-dependent epimerase/dehydratase family protein, whose protein sequence is MQTILGSTGVIGKELAKALPEYTNEIRLVSRNPQKVNNSDVLVSANLLNSEEIIKAVEGSEVVYLTAGIQYDIKVWRKDWPIIMKNVIEACKKNKSKFIFFDNVYSYGKVDGWMTEETSVKPDSEKGKVRAKLNEMIMNEVKQGNLKAIIAKAADFYGPNTPLSFVNIMVFENYKKGKKAQWMLDVNKKHSFTYTPDAGRGTAILGNTDSAYNQIWHLPTNKNVLNGKEFVELAAKAMKVKPEYMVVKKWMLSMLGLFNKVIKENNEMLYQNEFDYLFDSTKFEKAFNYKPISYEEGIIETVKQIK, encoded by the coding sequence ATGCAGACAATTTTAGGCTCGACAGGAGTTATTGGCAAAGAGCTTGCTAAAGCATTGCCCGAATACACAAATGAAATCAGGTTGGTGAGCCGCAACCCCCAAAAAGTTAATAATAGCGACGTGCTGGTTAGTGCAAATCTGCTAAATTCTGAAGAAATCATTAAAGCCGTTGAGGGATCTGAAGTAGTCTATTTAACTGCCGGAATACAGTACGATATAAAAGTATGGAGGAAAGACTGGCCCATAATAATGAAGAACGTTATTGAAGCGTGTAAGAAAAACAAAAGCAAATTTATTTTCTTTGATAATGTTTATTCTTATGGAAAAGTTGATGGATGGATGACGGAAGAAACTTCGGTAAAACCCGACAGTGAAAAAGGAAAAGTAAGAGCAAAGCTAAATGAAATGATAATGAACGAAGTAAAGCAGGGAAACCTTAAAGCGATAATAGCAAAAGCCGCAGACTTTTATGGACCTAATACACCGCTAAGTTTTGTAAACATTATGGTTTTCGAGAATTATAAAAAAGGAAAGAAAGCACAGTGGATGCTTGATGTTAACAAAAAGCATTCATTTACTTATACTCCGGATGCGGGAAGGGGAACAGCAATTCTTGGTAATACAGATTCTGCCTACAATCAAATCTGGCATTTACCAACAAACAAAAACGTACTAAACGGAAAAGAGTTTGTTGAACTTGCTGCAAAAGCGATGAAAGTTAAGCCTGAATATATGGTCGTTAAAAAGTGGATGCTTTCAATGCTCGGATTGTTTAACAAGGTAATAAAAGAAAACAACGAAATGCTTTACCAAAATGAATTCGATTATCTTTTTGACAGTACAAAATTTGAAAAAGCATTTAATTATAAGCCAATTAGTTATGAAGAGGGAATTATCGAAACTGTCAAACAGATAAAATAG
- a CDS encoding flavin reductase → MKLLKEDILVFEKLYRAAFVNSLSGFKSANLIGTISKEGKTNLAIFNSVIHVGANPPLMGFLMRPVSVERHTYTNIKETNYFTINHINKEIFKQAHQTSARYEKDISEFDACGLTQEYTETFKAPFVKESKIKIGLKFLEEQEIKSNGTIFIVGEILEVIIPDDIVLTDGFVDIEKTGTIAISGLDSYHETKKLSRLSYAKPGIEPKET, encoded by the coding sequence ATGAAATTACTTAAAGAAGATATTTTAGTTTTTGAAAAACTCTATCGTGCAGCTTTCGTTAATTCACTTTCGGGATTTAAGAGTGCCAATCTTATCGGAACAATTTCCAAAGAAGGAAAAACAAATCTGGCAATTTTCAATTCCGTAATTCACGTTGGAGCAAATCCTCCGTTGATGGGATTTTTAATGCGTCCGGTTTCTGTTGAAAGACATACCTACACCAATATCAAAGAGACAAATTACTTTACTATAAATCATATTAACAAAGAAATATTCAAACAAGCTCACCAAACATCTGCACGATACGAGAAAGATATTTCCGAGTTCGATGCTTGCGGACTTACTCAGGAATACACAGAGACTTTTAAAGCTCCGTTCGTTAAAGAATCAAAAATAAAAATCGGCTTAAAGTTTTTAGAAGAGCAGGAAATTAAATCTAATGGAACAATTTTTATAGTTGGAGAAATTCTTGAAGTAATTATTCCCGATGATATTGTTTTGACGGATGGATTTGTTGATATTGAAAAAACCGGGACAATTGCAATCAGCGGATTAGATAGTTACCATGAAACAAAAAAGCTATCACGATTATCGTACGCAAAACCGGGAATCGAACCTAAAGAGACATAA
- the purE gene encoding 5-(carboxyamino)imidazole ribonucleotide mutase, giving the protein MVKPLVSIIMGSDSDLNVMQEAGKVLKEFKVPFEITVVSAHRTPKRLFEFSEKAHERGIQVIIAGAGGAAHLPGMAAAISPLPVIGVPVKSSNSLDGWDSVLSILQMPGGVPVATVALNNAKNAGLLAVQILSVNDKKLRDKMILYKEKLKTDVLNKIERVEKSFK; this is encoded by the coding sequence ATGGTAAAACCACTAGTCAGCATCATAATGGGCTCAGATTCAGATTTAAACGTAATGCAGGAAGCAGGAAAAGTTTTAAAGGAATTTAAAGTTCCATTTGAGATAACAGTTGTCTCAGCGCACCGCACACCCAAAAGATTGTTTGAGTTTTCAGAAAAAGCACATGAGCGCGGCATTCAGGTTATTATCGCTGGTGCCGGAGGTGCAGCACATTTACCGGGGATGGCAGCTGCTATTTCTCCACTGCCTGTAATCGGAGTCCCTGTAAAATCTTCAAACTCTCTTGATGGATGGGATTCGGTACTTTCAATACTGCAGATGCCGGGTGGTGTTCCGGTTGCAACTGTAGCACTTAATAATGCAAAGAATGCGGGATTACTCGCGGTTCAAATTCTTTCTGTGAATGATAAAAAGCTTAGAGATAAAATGATTTTATACAAAGAGAAACTTAAGACTGATGTTCTCAATAAAATTGAAAGAGTAGAAAAGAGCTTTAAGTAA